Genomic segment of Hydractinia symbiolongicarpus strain clone_291-10 chromosome 5, HSymV2.1, whole genome shotgun sequence:
TAACAGACATGTTTTTAGTAAGTAACTGGAAATGTAATACTTCGGCATTGCAATTAAGGgacaaattcttttttcacgaATGAACTTAACAAGTTTGTAACCAGCTCGGGCATGTTCTGGTAACATTAGTAATATTTTGGTCTCTAAGTTAGAAAACGAGTATCTCCACAGGACGTCCGCTCTCTCATTGAAACCATCAGTAGATCGTTTAGCTACTACTGCTACTTGTTGCAGAACATCGTCTATATCTAGGTGCTTGTTAATTGTTTGGAAAGTAGAAGACAATCTCACGTGATCCATTATAGGTATTGTTGGAACAAGATCgattaaaattttcagatttttataaTTCCTTCCATTCCATGTAAGTTGGATTGTGGATATCAATTCACTTGAAGAAAAATCATTATTCCAAGTCAAATGAAGATCACTAAAAACTTCAACATCTGATATGGCTGCAGAAAATGCATCAAAGAGCTGAGAGCCAACGTAATTGGCAGATAGAAAGAAATTTTGCTTTATTTCTTGTAATACACACATACTGTAAGCTTCCTGCGGATTGTCAATCCTTAAGTTGACATATCCAGGTAAGATATCGCTTTCTAATAACGTAATATGTAAACGGGAGGAcaaaaacaccatattacacaAAAAGTCAATTTCATCAACTATTCCAACTTTCGTACCCTCTGCATTACTTCCAGAAAGAAGTGGAACAAAACTAAGTTTTTCATCTTTCGTGCTCACAATGTCGGCAATTCTAGTTAATAATACTGTTACCTCAGACTTCACTTCATCATTCTCCGTTTTACGCAGTTTTTCTAGGTCGTACAACTTTCTTAGGGGTAATACTTTTCCTTCAATTTGCTCTTCCTCCGCAGtagcttttcttttttcttttaaccaaTTGTGATATCTCTTTTTTCCCAACTCAAACTTTTGGGGGTTTTTTTCTCCTGTTTTAGCTTTCTGCTCTATAATCTGCGTCAAATCGATAACACAATTGGAATGATCGTTAATCTCGGCTACTGACAGTAACCTGTCATGTAAAACATTATTAACATTATGAAGTCGATAAAGCATATCAATAATACTTGATTGGCCTGTTGCAGCAGCATAAACAAGCGGGATATCACCAAAACGATCTTCAGCATGTACATCTGCCTTGTCGTTGCTTAGAAGTAATTCAAAAACATTGGCATCATTCAGCATTGACGCATAATGCAGGCTAGTTAaaccaagttttttttttttagtttatgtCTGCCCCGTGCGATAAAAGTGTATTACAACATTTCTTGAATCCTCGCATCACTGCATAAATCAAAGGAGATCTTGAATAATTGTCTCGTTCGTCTACATTTATAGACTTAAGACTACAAAGGTAGTTTAAGATATCAGAGATATCACTATGCAGAAATACAGCACAACAACTATGCAAGGGTGAAAGACCAAATTTGTTCTTTCGAAACCAGTTTGGAGAGTTTTGAACCAGTATTTTTGTTATACGTATGGCACGTTTTTCACacttgtttaaaaaaagatagTGATTCAAGAGCGAGTTATCATACAGATCGAGACTATCTAACTTGCCACCATACGCATGTAACAActttaaacatttttcaaacttttcagCACTAATATCGGATACTTTACTTGTAATAGAAAACAAAGCTGAATTGATTTGTTCATGGTTTATCTTTCCAGTCTTGAGCATGACTTCTAAAGAAGATAACAACAAGTTTTCTGCTGCTGCATCAAAAGGAGTTATACCACTGTAATCTTTTGCGTTAATATCAGCCCCATTATCAATTAAGAATTTTACAAGTGAGCAGCTACAACCAATGCTTACTTTATGATGAAACCTTTTTTCATGCCCTTGTATAACTTTGTGAAGGAGTGTAAATCCATGTGGTTTTATTCTTCCATACAGTACACCTTTAGGATCAAGAAGTAAACTAAGACTTTCAGTACAAAGGTAGGAAAGGTCGCGACTTAAAGTCTCTTTAAGTTCTTTGAGGAGGGTAAATTCATGAAGAGGCTCTTCAATATAGTACCCATAAAGGGTGGGTATATGAAGATCCTCAATCTTTTGTTGAATCTTCTGTTGGTTGTATTTTAGAAATACCTGATGCTCTTTTTCTGTCATAATCTCCTGCCAATTTGAAGTCTGAATTGACTTTCTATTTATGAGTGCATATTTGGTTATATATTCCATCATATCTTGTGTAATAATACCcacatttatttctttaaaatgttcTATAGTTGgataattttctttaatataagtTTTATAGAAGTCTGTTACTTCTTCCATATTTATATTTGAACTCTTTCTACAAGTAAAAATATTCTGCATATAAAATATGCACCAGTTTATTTACCTGATATTAATAAGTGCATTTTTTTCGTCAATGCAGTGATTCAGAAAATTCAAGATTGCGGCTCTTGTGTAATAATACGTCCTAAAATTTGAACAGGGAGTTCAAATTTGATATTGACCCCTTTTTCATAATCTACCATGAAAATAATTATCTTACAGAATCTGCTGATACATAACGTTTATTTTAACCCTATTATCGCTTCTATGCTTGTGTCCACCATCACGTGAGATCTTGGTAAACGGGCCAGACGGCCAACCGGGctcatataaacagcccctaaAAGGGATTAAAAATATCAGGTAAAATCTCTTgactttacatttttttgcttaACATAGAAGCCGATTTATTTCTTATGTGGCCTAAATTTATGCATATAAAGGTTTGCAGATAAACCGAAAGTTTCTTTGAGAAATATATAgaatcatatatatatatatataaagtatataAGTTAGGGATTATATATACCAGTTAATTGACTGTATACTGGATTACTTAGTCTGTACGTATCTTTAGCATCTAATTAATTGTAACAGGTATATATAAAGTCCATTACTAATTGTAGGtgcattaaaacatttaaacaaaACAGTTTGGATCAAGTTACAGAAACTAGAAATTTTTTGGTTACCAGGAAATTATTTCCTGACAATATTTCTAGATTGGGAGATTTCCCTTTTTTGAAAGTTGTTTTGACTgaacacaaaaaatgaatgCTATATATTTTTACTAAAGATAGATGATAAAGGTTTCTAATTATTACTTTCCATGACGGGGCAGTTACCTCCAGTAGTACCACAAAATGAAGAACTGAACCTACTACAACTTCAGTAatgacatcatcatcatcattctcggcttaacgtccgttttccatgctagcatgggtaagacggggtatattaatgaccctcttccaatctgatctagactgtgttagatctaaactcaacttcctctgtatcaagtctgtccttataaccacctgccaagtctttctcggtctgcctctgggctttgccccaggaactatcaagtctctacactttcttacccaattatcctcctccattctttccaagtgccccagccaattcaatcttcttatctggataacatctttaattctacagagacttagcctgcttcttagctcacctgaactctttctgtctctaagactggcgttacacatccacctaaccattttcatatcattcctttctaaacgatcaagatcttcctgcttcactgcccatgtctcactaaaGTACAACATAACGCTtattacacaggcctcatacaacctactttttacctcaattgacaggactctgctagtcaacaaaggaagtaactctctaaactttttccaagcaaaacctatcctgcaagtaacacttcttccaacacccccttcactgcccaacatatcacctaagtaacagaagttctcaactatctctaacgagccactcttgtacatcattaaagctggaaatacttcattctctataatctcacctttgcaacgcttgcatacaaactgaatgtcagctcttaaccttccactaatactactacacttcttatgtacccaatgcttgcaagtctgacaaaaacttgagttactaccaacccctttcctgcaaactccacaaggccactttccaactacaaggtcacacttggctgcaatgctactaatcatgactttagactttgctgtgtttacctgtAGCCCTTTCTCTGCTAGTCCTtttttccacttctcaaacttttcaactaattcttccatcgactctgctatgagaaccaaatcatctgcatacaataactcccatggacaacctgttctgaactccatcgacagcgcttctaagactagaataaacaacaaaggactaagtacagaaccctgatgtacaccaacatttacactaaattcatcactaagtgaatcgttaatcctgacacgacttctagcattgctgtacatagactgtaccatcgtaactagccactcatccacacctaatttcctcatagcccaccaaataactttacgtggcactctatcaaaagctttctctaaatctacaaaggcaaaatagagattctttctctttcctaaatacttttcctgaagctgtctgagtaaaaatattgcatctgtagtgccacgccctggaacaaaaccaaattgcatcttatctatatcaatcctttctctaagtaacttatcaatcactctttcagtaactttcattacttgatcaaccaacttcaaacctctatagttacccctttctaatgcatcacccttgcccttgaaacaattcactattacactcgactgccactcactccgaatagcaccatcctttataatctggttagcaagacttgtaataagctcaactccaatatatccagatgcttttaccatctctgcaacaatacctgatactcctgccgccttgccaatcttcaatttcctaatagcctccactacccactctgtcttgatctgcatagctggcccttctacaacatcatcatcagacaaattatcctcgtcccaatcaaactcagtgttaagcaacctctgataatgattcttccaagctacccttttctcctcctctgtgctagtcAAAACaacttcatcattacgtatacacttctcacctacaacatcttgattagtcttcttcattttccttgctatcttgaatacctcattgcgctggtcttcccttcttaacacatctgcaaatctgtttctctctgcttctgatttttcaTTATACACtcctgtacgagcgcgacgcttagcttctaagtaaatatttttactaacacctgacttccactctttccaaagtttcctcttttcctttatacactggtcaacctcattattccaccaccaggtctgtctatgtctagctggtcctttcgtccacccacaggtatcatcagaagcttctagaagacaattcttcaaagtagtccaagttctttcaacattgtcactatcacattgactattgtgggctaactgctgaacttttgcactaaattgtcttgctacaatctcttccttcagcttccacacttttcgacggggcctgtactttcccttggcttctttaacactcctcaagataatatcacaaaccagcaacctatgctgggaatcacactcttcccccgatataactttcacgtccttcaccactttcttgtctgactttctaaccaggaagtaatctatatgtgtcttacaaccacttgactcatatgttatcagcctactctgtctcttactgaatgatgtgttgcaaaccaccatgtccgtttccattccaaactcaagcaatctctccccttccttatttctgctcccaaatagcctccatgcacacctctataaccttcagatgacttcccaacatgaccattaaagtcgctgcccaccatgacaagttcagtgtctccaaactttgatgtgactgctattaactcatcataaaagttatctttatcttcctaactgagtccacactgtggagcataaactgacagaaaagtgataatcctattacctatcaaaaactttatcactataaaacaactattaacacgcataacatctattactttttctacccacttctctgcaacgaatatgccaactcctccatatccatcactattaccaatccaaaaaagcttataccttgccct
This window contains:
- the LOC130644176 gene encoding transient receptor potential channel pyrexia-like, encoding MQNIFTCRKSSNINMEEVTDFYKTYIKENYPTIEHFKEINVGIITQDMMEYITKYALINRKSIQTSNWQEIMTEKEHQVFLKYNQQKIQQKIEDLHIPTLYGYYIEEPLHEFTLLKELKETLSRDLSYLCTESLSLLLDPKGVLYGRIKPHGFTLLHKVIQGHEKRFHHKVSIGCSCSLVKFLIDNGADINAKDYSGITPFDAAAENLLLSSLEVMLKTGKINHEQINSALFSITSKVSDISAEKFEKCLKLLHAYGGKLDSLDLYDNSLLNHYLFLNKCEKRAIRITKILVQNSPNWFRKNKFGLSPLHSCCAVFLHSDISDILNYLCSLKSINVDERDNYSRSPLIYAVMRGFKKCCNTLLSHGADIN